In Haloterrigena turkmenica DSM 5511, a single genomic region encodes these proteins:
- the purH gene encoding bifunctional phosphoribosylaminoimidazolecarboxamide formyltransferase/IMP cyclohydrolase, whose translation MTRIAGMAGNRGRNLLNIADRNPGGAELAVVLTNDADAPVLEAAAERGIPTEVVPLEDDMSRSEHEEAVLEALSEYDFELVCLDGYMRILSETFLSEAPTTLNVHPALLPAFPGMDAWGDALEEGVSVTGCTVHVVTDATDEDGSVVEEDVDAGPIVTQEPIPVYEGDDEETLKERVLYEGEFRAYPRAVKWFADGAVDVDLEAGEVTVENDVATVGDDDHDGLPTRRLVSDDRADTLRYGENPHQDAAVYADYTTDEASVVHADQLNEGAKALSYNNYNDADGALNLIKEFDEPSAAVIKHTNPAGCATADSLAEAYEKALSTDPMSAFGGIVALNRECDAATAEQIIDSFKEVVVAPGYTDDALEVLFEKDNLRVLDVGELGERTERFTEKPLVGGRLVQERDLQSISVDDLEVVTEREPTDEELESMVFAWQTLKHVKSNGILFVDGTETVGIGMGQVSRVDAVRLAAMKADEHAEGKDAEGAVMASDAFFPFPDGIEEAAEAGIEAVVQPGGSVNDDDVIEAADEHGIAMAFTGQRSFRHD comes from the coding sequence ATGACGCGAATCGCCGGGATGGCCGGCAACCGAGGGCGCAACCTGTTGAACATCGCCGATCGCAACCCGGGCGGGGCCGAACTGGCCGTCGTCCTCACGAACGACGCGGACGCACCGGTGCTCGAGGCCGCCGCCGAGCGCGGGATCCCGACCGAAGTCGTCCCGCTCGAGGACGACATGAGTCGGAGCGAGCACGAGGAAGCCGTGCTCGAGGCCCTCTCGGAGTACGACTTCGAGCTGGTCTGTCTCGACGGCTACATGCGAATCCTCTCGGAGACGTTCCTCTCCGAGGCGCCGACGACGCTGAACGTCCACCCCGCACTCTTGCCCGCCTTCCCCGGCATGGACGCCTGGGGCGACGCGCTCGAGGAGGGCGTCTCCGTGACGGGCTGTACGGTCCACGTGGTCACGGACGCGACCGACGAGGACGGGAGCGTCGTCGAAGAAGACGTTGACGCCGGTCCGATCGTCACCCAGGAGCCGATTCCGGTCTACGAGGGCGACGACGAGGAGACGCTGAAGGAGCGGGTCCTCTACGAGGGCGAGTTCCGCGCGTACCCGCGTGCGGTGAAGTGGTTCGCCGACGGGGCAGTGGACGTCGATCTCGAGGCCGGTGAGGTCACCGTCGAGAACGACGTGGCGACCGTCGGCGACGACGACCACGACGGCCTGCCGACGCGCCGACTCGTCTCGGACGACCGCGCGGACACGCTTCGGTACGGGGAGAACCCCCACCAGGACGCCGCGGTCTACGCCGACTACACGACGGACGAGGCCAGCGTCGTCCACGCCGACCAGCTCAACGAGGGTGCGAAGGCGCTATCGTACAACAACTACAACGACGCCGACGGCGCGCTGAACCTCATCAAGGAGTTCGACGAGCCCTCCGCCGCGGTCATCAAGCACACGAACCCGGCTGGCTGTGCGACCGCCGACTCGCTGGCCGAGGCCTACGAGAAGGCGCTCTCGACGGACCCGATGAGCGCCTTCGGAGGCATCGTCGCCCTGAATCGCGAGTGCGACGCCGCGACGGCCGAGCAGATCATCGACTCCTTCAAGGAGGTCGTCGTCGCCCCCGGCTACACCGACGACGCCCTCGAGGTGCTCTTCGAGAAGGACAACCTACGAGTGCTCGACGTGGGCGAACTCGGCGAGCGGACCGAGCGCTTCACCGAGAAACCGCTCGTGGGCGGTCGACTCGTCCAGGAGCGCGATCTGCAGTCCATCTCCGTCGACGACCTCGAGGTCGTCACCGAGCGCGAGCCGACCGACGAGGAACTCGAGTCGATGGTGTTCGCGTGGCAGACCCTGAAACACGTCAAGTCCAACGGCATCCTCTTCGTGGACGGCACCGAGACGGTCGGCATCGGCATGGGGCAGGTCTCCCGCGTCGACGCGGTCCGCCTCGCGGCGATGAAGGCCGACGAGCACGCCGAGGGGAAGGACGCCGAGGGCGCGGTCATGGCCTCGGACGCCTTCTTCCCGTTCCCGGACGGCATCGAGGAGGCCGCCGAGGCGGGCATCGAGGCGGTCGTTCAACCCGGCGGCTCGGTCAACGACGACGACGTGATCGAGGCCGCGGACGAACACGGAATCGCGATGGCGTTTACGGGACAGCGGTCGTTCCGTCACGACTGA
- the purB gene encoding adenylosuccinate lyase — MTDTDALYAVSPLDGRYSSRTAPLSPYASEAALMRARVRVEVEYLVALADLEATPLELDLEEREHLRGLYKHFAEEDARLIKKLETEGHGEFEATNHDVKAVEYFVRHELPADSDASAWIHFGLTSEDVNNLAHRLLVRDAVDEVLLPELYEVRDALAEMAREHQDLPMLARTHGQPATPTTFGKEMAVYASRLARATGRIRRATDDLRGKLGGASGTYAAHHAAYPEVDWPAFAEEFVTGLGLEFEPLTTQVNPCDDLATLFDAFRGANDVLLDLDLDIWLYVSDRYLGQEAVEGETGSSTMPHKVNPIDFENSEGNLSKANSDLTFLADYVTTSRLQRDLSDSTVKRNIGAAFAHCLIGYTKAAAGLEKVVPTERVMREDLESTPEIIGEAVQTILRREGQADAYERVKAVTRGKDVTIEDFREMFDDLEVDEDVREELHALTPTDYVGVASDLVDDLE; from the coding sequence ATGACCGACACCGACGCCCTGTATGCCGTCTCGCCGCTGGACGGTCGGTACAGCAGCCGGACCGCACCGCTGTCGCCGTACGCCAGCGAGGCCGCGCTCATGCGAGCACGGGTTCGCGTCGAAGTCGAGTACCTCGTCGCGCTGGCCGACCTCGAGGCGACGCCGCTCGAACTCGACCTGGAGGAGCGCGAACACCTCCGCGGGCTCTACAAGCACTTCGCTGAGGAGGACGCTCGCCTCATCAAGAAACTCGAGACCGAGGGCCACGGCGAGTTCGAGGCCACCAACCACGACGTGAAGGCCGTCGAGTACTTCGTCCGCCACGAACTGCCCGCCGACAGCGACGCCTCGGCGTGGATCCACTTCGGGCTGACCAGCGAGGACGTGAACAACCTCGCCCACCGGCTGCTCGTCCGGGACGCCGTCGACGAGGTGCTCCTGCCCGAACTGTACGAGGTCCGCGACGCGCTCGCCGAGATGGCCCGGGAGCACCAGGACCTCCCGATGCTGGCCCGCACCCACGGCCAGCCCGCGACGCCGACCACGTTCGGCAAGGAGATGGCCGTCTACGCCTCCCGGCTGGCCCGCGCGACGGGTCGCATCCGGCGGGCGACCGACGACCTGCGCGGCAAACTCGGCGGCGCGTCCGGTACCTACGCCGCCCACCACGCCGCCTACCCCGAGGTCGACTGGCCGGCCTTCGCCGAGGAGTTCGTCACGGGACTGGGCCTCGAGTTCGAACCCCTCACGACGCAGGTCAACCCCTGTGACGACCTCGCGACGCTGTTCGACGCCTTCCGCGGGGCCAACGACGTCCTGCTGGATCTGGACCTGGACATCTGGCTCTACGTCTCCGACCGCTACCTCGGGCAGGAGGCCGTCGAGGGCGAGACGGGCTCCTCGACGATGCCCCACAAGGTCAACCCGATCGACTTCGAGAACAGCGAGGGCAACCTCTCGAAGGCTAACTCGGACCTGACCTTCCTCGCCGACTACGTCACCACCTCGCGGCTCCAACGGGACCTCTCCGATTCGACGGTCAAGCGCAACATCGGCGCCGCCTTCGCCCACTGCCTGATCGGCTACACCAAGGCCGCCGCCGGCCTCGAGAAGGTCGTCCCCACCGAACGGGTCATGCGCGAGGACCTCGAGTCGACCCCCGAGATCATCGGCGAAGCGGTCCAGACGATCCTCCGCCGGGAGGGCCAGGCGGACGCCTACGAGCGCGTCAAGGCCGTCACGCGGGGCAAGGACGTCACGATCGAGGACTTCCGCGAGATGTTCGACGACCTCGAGGTCGATGAGGACGTCCGCGAGGAACTGCACGCGCTGACGCCGACTGACTACGTCGGCGTCGCGAGCGATCTGGTCGACGACCTCGAGTAG
- a CDS encoding CPBP family intramembrane glutamic endopeptidase, whose amino-acid sequence MSSNRSIAGAVPARVRVVALCLALAFGGWLTGYAATLGVQGQVFALGYEAEAIAQITTSVAFNVVGAGGLALTYLIVRRDGFDWAFTRTFLRLRKPTIWDLAWIVLGLVGAFIVVVGYHGLVEYVDPFGTGGEGETHSNIEENRNHPVLFLVGIPIAILLTGPGEELLYRGVVQSRLGEAFPTLLAVPLSALVFAAVHLPVYMGEEFGAVLVSLGTVLSLGLYLGTLYELSGSLLVPALIHGCYNAVVYLSNYLTYA is encoded by the coding sequence GTGTCCTCGAATCGATCGATCGCCGGGGCGGTTCCGGCGCGCGTCCGCGTCGTCGCCCTCTGTCTCGCCCTCGCCTTCGGCGGCTGGCTGACCGGCTACGCCGCGACGCTCGGCGTCCAGGGACAGGTGTTCGCGCTCGGCTACGAGGCCGAGGCGATCGCCCAGATCACCACCTCGGTCGCGTTCAACGTCGTCGGGGCCGGCGGCCTCGCGCTGACGTACCTGATCGTTCGCCGCGACGGATTCGACTGGGCCTTTACCCGGACGTTCCTTCGACTCCGCAAACCGACGATCTGGGATCTGGCGTGGATCGTCCTCGGTCTGGTCGGAGCGTTCATCGTCGTCGTCGGCTACCACGGCCTCGTCGAGTACGTCGATCCGTTCGGCACCGGCGGCGAGGGCGAGACCCACTCGAACATCGAGGAGAACCGCAACCACCCGGTGCTGTTTCTCGTCGGTATCCCGATCGCGATCCTCCTGACCGGTCCCGGCGAGGAACTGCTCTACCGCGGGGTCGTCCAGTCGCGACTCGGCGAGGCGTTCCCGACGCTGCTCGCCGTCCCCCTGTCCGCACTCGTCTTCGCCGCCGTTCACCTCCCCGTCTACATGGGCGAGGAGTTCGGGGCCGTCCTCGTGAGCCTCGGAACGGTGCTGTCGCTCGGGCTCTACCTCGGCACGCTGTACGAACTCTCGGGCAGCCTGCTCGTCCCGGCGCTGATCCACGGCTGCTACAACGCGGTCGTCTACCTCTCGAACTACCTGACCTACGCCTGA
- a CDS encoding US12 family protein, whose protein sequence is MSPLAVAPEIAFAPFALASADSDPTASLAASSVGAVVPRPFWLPLGTTLVAFLVGVVLLAAASTFTRTVSDDIAERPDRSFAVGFLGLFGLLVAVTLPLVLSTAVEHPVVSALTAVVAAPGLFVWGLAVVVGSCLGAVAMGDRVVRRRSDSASLVPATVVGAVVLGASQLVPVFGALVAMGLATVAVGAVARRRFDVDERLFDGDAASESAGRSEIGRSSAGWETEPDRTPSAVTWNSGDESAGQPADREDRSWPDGTEAVLERDDDDDSGRDEIDIVGDDENWTVGGWRWDADPDDDRGSDAEPSREEPADEQ, encoded by the coding sequence GTGTCTCCCCTCGCCGTCGCCCCCGAAATCGCGTTCGCTCCGTTCGCCCTCGCCTCCGCCGATTCGGACCCGACGGCTTCGCTCGCCGCCTCGAGCGTCGGCGCCGTCGTTCCGCGCCCGTTCTGGCTCCCGCTCGGGACGACGCTCGTCGCGTTCCTCGTCGGCGTCGTTCTCCTGGCCGCCGCCTCGACGTTCACGCGAACGGTCAGTGACGACATCGCCGAGCGGCCGGATCGATCCTTTGCCGTCGGATTTCTCGGCCTGTTCGGACTGCTCGTCGCCGTGACGCTGCCGCTGGTCCTCTCGACGGCGGTCGAGCACCCGGTGGTCTCCGCGCTGACGGCGGTCGTCGCCGCTCCGGGACTGTTCGTCTGGGGGCTCGCCGTGGTCGTCGGCAGCTGTCTCGGAGCCGTCGCGATGGGCGATCGGGTCGTCCGACGTCGCAGCGATTCGGCATCGCTCGTCCCGGCGACCGTCGTCGGCGCCGTCGTCCTCGGTGCGAGCCAACTCGTTCCCGTGTTCGGCGCGCTGGTGGCGATGGGGCTGGCGACGGTCGCGGTCGGCGCCGTCGCGCGACGGCGGTTCGACGTCGACGAGCGCCTGTTCGACGGCGACGCGGCCAGCGAGTCAGCCGGGAGGTCGGAAATCGGTCGCTCGAGTGCCGGGTGGGAGACCGAACCGGACCGGACGCCGTCCGCCGTGACCTGGAACAGCGGAGACGAATCGGCCGGACAGCCGGCGGACCGCGAGGACCGTTCGTGGCCGGATGGGACGGAGGCCGTCCTCGAACGGGACGACGATGACGATTCGGGTCGGGATGAGATCGACATCGTCGGGGACGACGAGAACTGGACCGTCGGCGGCTGGCGGTGGGACGCCGACCCGGACGACGATAGGGGAAGCGACGCCGAGCCGTCCCGTGAAGAACCAGCCGACGAACAGTAA
- a CDS encoding M20 family metallopeptidase yields the protein MSTTDGEFAGFDPVEFLEAAVQHDSHENVGPMREFLCETLETRDVSLRVDDGGNVLATRGPADAETHVVLNTHIDTVSPHVPFERDENGNEAGGSDVIRGRGSCDAKGPLAALLAAFFAVDPTDGRVTLAVTPDEEVLSTGAYELVSGEDSPTRDADAVIVGEPTDLDVCTAAKGRFQGTIHLTGANAHAAEPETGVNAVAALESVLAAIRTFGERDDTPPEHPQLGAATLTPTVVSGGEATNQVPADCALTVDRRSVPPETADEFHAALTDQLQSAVPDDVGVEFRFTDRPTPFLEAWDTDPDAEIVDVLADASGGEVRPFTAATEASYFAADAPTVVFGPGVLADDEGAVAHAPREYVRVDAVRAAARALEETLRTLVA from the coding sequence ATGTCGACCACGGACGGCGAGTTCGCCGGATTCGACCCCGTCGAGTTCCTCGAGGCAGCCGTCCAGCACGACTCCCACGAGAACGTCGGTCCGATGCGGGAGTTCCTCTGTGAGACGCTCGAGACCCGCGATGTCTCGCTCCGCGTCGACGACGGCGGCAACGTGCTGGCGACCCGCGGGCCGGCCGACGCCGAGACCCACGTCGTGTTGAACACGCACATCGACACCGTCTCACCGCACGTCCCGTTCGAGCGCGACGAGAACGGGAACGAAGCCGGCGGGAGCGACGTGATCCGCGGCCGCGGCTCCTGCGACGCGAAGGGACCCCTCGCCGCGTTGCTCGCGGCGTTTTTCGCCGTCGATCCGACCGACGGCCGGGTCACGCTCGCAGTCACGCCCGACGAGGAGGTGCTCTCGACCGGCGCCTACGAACTCGTGTCGGGCGAGGACTCCCCGACGCGCGACGCCGACGCCGTGATCGTCGGCGAACCGACCGATCTGGACGTCTGTACGGCCGCGAAGGGACGGTTTCAGGGAACGATCCACCTGACGGGAGCCAACGCCCACGCCGCCGAACCGGAAACCGGCGTCAACGCGGTCGCGGCCCTCGAGTCCGTCCTCGCGGCGATTCGTACCTTCGGCGAGCGCGACGACACGCCGCCGGAACATCCCCAACTCGGCGCCGCGACGCTGACGCCGACCGTCGTCTCCGGCGGCGAGGCCACGAATCAGGTGCCCGCTGATTGCGCGCTGACAGTCGACCGCCGCAGCGTACCCCCGGAAACGGCCGACGAGTTCCACGCGGCGCTGACCGACCAGTTACAAAGCGCCGTTCCCGACGACGTCGGCGTCGAGTTCCGCTTTACTGACCGGCCGACGCCGTTCCTCGAGGCCTGGGACACCGACCCCGACGCCGAGATCGTCGACGTCCTCGCGGACGCGTCCGGGGGCGAAGTGCGCCCGTTCACCGCCGCGACTGAGGCCTCCTACTTCGCGGCCGACGCGCCGACGGTCGTTTTCGGTCCCGGCGTGCTCGCGGACGACGAGGGCGCGGTCGCCCACGCCCCGCGGGAGTACGTCCGCGTCGATGCCGTGCGGGCGGCGGCGCGGGCGCTCGAGGAGACGCTCCGAACGCTCGTCGCGTAG
- the dapF gene encoding diaminopimelate epimerase has translation MSVPFQKYHGTGNDFLIIQADEYVPDRGALAERECDRDDGVGADGILYLALEERFHPPRVIMTLVQPDGATAPMCGNGARCAADWAMEETGSDSVMIDTQAGTLRADRTDEGITIEMGTPTFAPDEVPVRADEQVFEEEIEGLEVTMVNTGVPHAVAFVDDVDDVDLEAVAPRVRYADAFPVGTNVTLASPDGEGGFDQRTYERGVEGETDSCGTGAVAIAVVARRLGRTDADPVDVYPPGGDLRVSFNDRGNATLAGPVEHEFDGEVTVRSPTEL, from the coding sequence ATGAGCGTCCCATTCCAGAAGTACCACGGCACCGGCAACGACTTTCTAATCATCCAGGCAGACGAGTACGTCCCCGATCGGGGCGCACTCGCCGAACGCGAGTGCGACCGCGACGACGGCGTCGGTGCCGACGGCATCCTCTATCTCGCCTTGGAGGAGCGGTTCCACCCGCCGCGGGTCATCATGACGCTGGTCCAGCCCGACGGCGCGACGGCTCCGATGTGTGGCAACGGCGCGCGCTGTGCCGCCGACTGGGCCATGGAGGAGACCGGCTCCGACAGCGTCATGATCGACACGCAGGCGGGGACCCTCCGCGCGGACCGCACGGACGAGGGGATCACCATCGAGATGGGCACGCCCACGTTCGCCCCCGACGAGGTACCCGTCCGAGCCGACGAGCAGGTCTTCGAGGAAGAGATCGAGGGCCTCGAGGTGACGATGGTCAACACCGGCGTCCCCCACGCCGTCGCGTTCGTCGACGACGTCGACGACGTCGACCTCGAGGCGGTCGCGCCGAGGGTGCGCTACGCCGACGCGTTCCCCGTCGGAACGAACGTCACGCTCGCCAGCCCCGACGGGGAGGGCGGCTTCGATCAGCGAACCTACGAACGCGGCGTCGAGGGCGAGACGGACTCCTGTGGCACCGGCGCGGTCGCCATCGCGGTCGTCGCGCGCCGACTCGGCCGCACCGACGCCGACCCGGTCGACGTTTACCCGCCGGGCGGCGATCTGCGCGTGAGTTTCAACGACCGCGGGAACGCGACGCTCGCCGGCCCCGTCGAACACGAGTTCGACGGCGAAGTGACCGTCCGATCGCCGACGGAACTGTGA
- the lysA gene encoding diaminopimelate decarboxylase codes for MSTLADSPAIRRLADWDATRLESLVGDYGSPLYALDLERVRENYRRLASAFPDAEIMYAVKANALDEVLETLHEEGAGLECASAGEVKRALAAIESSDRSDGSGADVHYTAVNPPARDLDWVVDAWEDHPELTITVGAEDTIDRLEERGYDGRLCLRVNPGIDAGHHEKVKTGAAAKFGVPIERAVDVLTNAADRGFDVVGVHAHVGSGVSSDQLDDHRAFVARMGELATDVDEALEGDLEFVDVGGGFGVPYRESEAPLDLEAVAEATREALGDVDARLTIEPGRYFVADAGVLLTEVNTIKEARDTLAVGVDAGMTTLLRPAMYDAYHPIRNLTADREADSSDETRNSADTGRETVPQTIAGPICESGDVFCSDRELPASRRTDVLAIGNAGAYGYEMANQYNSRPRPASVVIDGDDVRLARRRETVDDVTRPETSATDPTTADASRNRNADADREAHNDHDIR; via the coding sequence ATGAGTACGCTCGCGGACTCGCCGGCGATTCGCCGGCTCGCCGACTGGGACGCGACTCGCCTCGAGTCGCTGGTCGGCGACTACGGCTCACCGCTGTACGCACTCGATCTCGAGCGCGTGCGGGAGAACTATCGCCGCCTCGCGTCGGCGTTTCCGGACGCCGAGATCATGTACGCGGTGAAAGCGAACGCCTTGGATGAGGTCCTCGAGACGCTCCACGAGGAGGGGGCGGGACTCGAATGCGCCTCCGCCGGGGAAGTGAAACGCGCGCTCGCGGCCATCGAGTCCAGCGACCGGAGCGACGGGTCGGGCGCGGACGTCCACTACACGGCCGTCAATCCGCCCGCGCGGGACCTCGATTGGGTCGTCGACGCCTGGGAGGACCACCCCGAGCTGACGATCACCGTCGGCGCTGAAGACACGATCGACCGCCTCGAGGAACGGGGCTACGACGGCCGGCTCTGCCTCCGCGTGAATCCGGGGATCGACGCCGGCCACCACGAGAAAGTCAAGACCGGCGCCGCCGCGAAGTTCGGCGTGCCGATCGAGCGCGCGGTCGACGTCCTCACGAACGCCGCCGACCGCGGGTTCGACGTCGTCGGCGTCCACGCCCACGTCGGATCGGGCGTCTCGAGCGACCAGCTCGACGACCACCGGGCGTTCGTCGCGCGGATGGGCGAGCTCGCCACGGACGTGGACGAAGCGCTCGAGGGCGATCTCGAGTTCGTCGACGTCGGCGGCGGCTTCGGCGTCCCCTACCGCGAGAGCGAGGCGCCGCTGGACCTCGAGGCCGTCGCCGAAGCGACGCGGGAGGCGCTGGGCGACGTCGACGCGCGGCTGACGATCGAGCCCGGCCGCTACTTCGTCGCGGACGCGGGCGTCCTCCTGACCGAGGTCAACACCATCAAGGAGGCCCGCGACACCCTCGCAGTCGGCGTCGACGCCGGGATGACGACCCTGCTGCGGCCCGCGATGTACGACGCCTACCACCCGATTCGGAACCTGACGGCCGATCGGGAGGCCGACTCGAGCGACGAAACCAGAAATTCGGCCGACACCGGCCGCGAGACGGTGCCGCAGACGATCGCCGGACCCATCTGCGAGAGCGGGGACGTTTTCTGTTCCGACCGCGAACTACCGGCCAGCAGACGCACGGACGTGCTCGCGATCGGCAACGCCGGGGCCTACGGCTACGAGATGGCTAACCAGTACAACTCCCGGCCGCGACCCGCGTCGGTCGTCATCGACGGCGACGACGTTCGGCTCGCTCGCCGACGCGAGACGGTCGACGACGTGACCCGGCCAGAAACGAGCGCGACCGATCCGACGACCGCGGATGCGAGTCGGAACCGGAACGCGGATGCGGACCGAGAAGCACATAACGACCACGATATACGATAG
- a CDS encoding 2,3,4,5-tetrahydropyridine-2,6-dicarboxylate N-succinyltransferase, which produces MSALETEISELWTQYQNDAIDAGTAGEDEYATLEAFLDALEAGEVRAAEKQGDSWEANEWVKQGILLNFGLRSIGQYEHGGTTYNDVLPLADSSEYGDRGSRNTPDGTVVRQGAHIGSDCIMMSPSFVNIGAHVGDGALVDSCDTVGSCAQIGDNVKLGANTLIGGVLEPVENAPVIVEDDVSLGAGCRVTSGFVVGENSVVGENTLLTPRIPVYDLVEEEVIYGELPADRRAFTRFVESSISDHDLFDGGAYKPAVVATDLETETLEATEREDTLRE; this is translated from the coding sequence ATGAGCGCACTCGAAACCGAAATTTCGGAGCTGTGGACGCAGTACCAGAACGACGCTATCGACGCCGGCACGGCCGGCGAGGACGAGTACGCCACCCTCGAGGCGTTCCTCGACGCACTGGAGGCGGGCGAGGTCCGCGCCGCCGAAAAGCAGGGAGACTCCTGGGAAGCCAACGAGTGGGTCAAGCAGGGGATCCTGCTGAACTTCGGCCTCCGCTCGATCGGCCAGTACGAACACGGCGGCACGACGTACAACGACGTCCTCCCGCTTGCGGACTCGAGCGAGTACGGCGACCGCGGCAGCCGCAACACGCCCGACGGCACCGTCGTCCGGCAGGGCGCCCACATCGGCTCGGACTGCATCATGATGAGCCCGTCGTTCGTCAACATCGGCGCCCACGTCGGCGACGGCGCGCTCGTCGACTCCTGTGACACCGTCGGCTCCTGTGCCCAGATCGGCGACAACGTCAAGCTCGGCGCGAACACCCTCATCGGCGGCGTGCTCGAGCCCGTCGAGAACGCGCCGGTCATCGTCGAGGACGACGTCTCGCTCGGCGCCGGCTGCCGCGTCACCTCGGGCTTCGTCGTCGGCGAGAACAGCGTCGTCGGCGAGAACACCCTCCTGACGCCGCGAATCCCCGTCTACGACCTCGTTGAGGAGGAAGTCATCTACGGCGAACTGCCCGCCGACCGCCGGGCCTTCACGCGCTTCGTCGAGTCCTCGATCAGCGACCACGACCTCTTCGACGGCGGCGCCTACAAGCCCGCCGTGGTGGCGACCGATCTCGAGACGGAGACGCTCGAGGCCACCGAGCGCGAGGACACGCTCCGGGAATAA
- the dapB gene encoding 4-hydroxy-tetrahydrodipicolinate reductase: MTVRIGVTGATGRMGREVIAAATDRDDCKVVFAVNREPDGETVDGVEIEPADEFGSLVVDREPTAVVDFTGPESAVDYAAACADAGVAFVTGTTGFDDDQRAALEDAGDDVAVLHAPNFARGVQALVNVVGEAVQNLPGYDVELVETHHNGKRDAPSGTANRLLEEIEANGEFSERTHGREGEAPREEAEIGVHALRAGDITGEHEIILAGNHEEVRLTHRAEDRGVFAAGAVDAAVWIAGQKAGRYDFADVIRE; the protein is encoded by the coding sequence ATGACGGTCCGGATCGGCGTCACCGGCGCGACCGGCCGAATGGGACGGGAAGTGATCGCCGCCGCCACCGACCGCGACGACTGCAAGGTCGTCTTCGCGGTCAACCGGGAGCCGGACGGAGAGACCGTCGACGGCGTCGAGATCGAGCCGGCCGACGAGTTCGGCTCGCTGGTCGTCGACCGCGAACCCACCGCCGTCGTCGACTTCACCGGCCCCGAGTCGGCCGTCGACTACGCCGCGGCCTGTGCGGACGCCGGCGTCGCCTTCGTCACGGGAACGACCGGCTTCGACGACGATCAACGCGCGGCGCTCGAGGACGCCGGCGACGACGTCGCCGTCCTCCACGCGCCGAACTTCGCCCGCGGCGTGCAGGCGCTGGTCAACGTCGTCGGCGAGGCGGTCCAGAACCTGCCGGGGTACGACGTCGAACTCGTCGAGACCCACCACAACGGAAAGCGCGACGCGCCCAGCGGGACCGCCAACCGCCTGCTCGAGGAGATCGAAGCCAACGGCGAGTTCTCCGAACGCACGCACGGACGTGAGGGCGAGGCCCCTCGCGAGGAGGCCGAGATCGGCGTCCACGCGCTGCGGGCCGGCGATATCACCGGCGAACACGAGATCATCCTCGCGGGCAATCACGAGGAGGTCCGGCTGACCCACCGCGCGGAGGATCGAGGCGTCTTCGCCGCGGGTGCGGTCGACGCGGCGGTCTGGATCGCTGGACAAAAGGCGGGTCGCTACGACTTCGCGGACGTGATCCGCGAATGA